The proteins below are encoded in one region of Sphingobium yanoikuyae:
- a CDS encoding DUF6538 domain-containing protein, which produces MEISIMATRSKQPKATSATYAPAHDQGESVGGIIEHIDGEAGDDGGEMMVLDAGSPQPARATRQSPATRSTPRQTPENQRKPAQKRVTSCVRDTKLGHNDPSKIDLTPSKQTKYSPPSWVTTVGHKRWPRGLSLRGSTFQFRVRVPADLRADFGCSHVKRSLRTDSPSLAMRLGRQAAAEIDIMFA; this is translated from the coding sequence ATGGAGATCAGCATCATGGCAACACGTTCGAAGCAGCCGAAGGCAACGTCGGCCACCTATGCTCCTGCCCATGATCAGGGGGAGAGCGTGGGCGGTATCATCGAACATATCGACGGCGAAGCTGGCGACGATGGCGGGGAAATGATGGTGCTGGACGCTGGTTCACCGCAGCCCGCCAGAGCCACCCGTCAGTCCCCCGCTACCCGCTCCACGCCTCGTCAAACCCCTGAAAATCAACGGAAACCTGCTCAAAAGCGGGTCACGTCGTGCGTCCGGGACACAAAGCTGGGTCACAATGACCCATCAAAAATTGACCTAACGCCATCAAAACAAACGAAATACTCCCCGCCATCGTGGGTCACAACTGTGGGTCACAAACGATGGCCGCGCGGACTTTCGTTACGAGGATCGACCTTCCAGTTCCGGGTGCGGGTCCCGGCTGATCTTCGAGCAGATTTCGGGTGCAGCCATGTAAAGCGATCGTTGCGCACGGACAGTCCATCACTGGCGATGCGATTGGGGCGGCAGGCGGCTGCGGAAATCGACATTATGTTTGCCTGA
- a CDS encoding recombinase family protein yields MIIGYARVSSTSQSLDIQHEALAAAGAEKVFSEKVSGRSTTDREQLALAMSFAREGDTLIVTRLDRLARSVGDLHRIIEVLTQKGVGFRCLNQPGVDTDTSTGRLMLAMLAAVASFEADIRHERQMEGVRKAQAAGKYRGRPASIDPTKIRELKAKGMGAAAIAKHMGIGRASVYRALAA; encoded by the coding sequence ATGATCATCGGATATGCCCGCGTCAGTTCCACCTCCCAGAGCCTCGACATCCAGCACGAGGCGCTGGCCGCTGCCGGGGCGGAAAAGGTCTTCTCGGAAAAGGTGTCGGGCCGATCGACCACCGATCGTGAGCAACTGGCGCTGGCCATGTCGTTCGCCCGTGAAGGCGACACCCTGATCGTCACCCGCCTCGATCGTCTGGCCCGCAGCGTCGGCGACCTCCACAGGATCATTGAAGTGCTGACCCAAAAGGGCGTGGGCTTCCGTTGCCTGAACCAACCCGGCGTCGATACCGACACCAGCACCGGACGCCTGATGCTCGCCATGCTCGCCGCAGTGGCCAGCTTTGAGGCAGACATCCGGCATGAGCGCCAGATGGAAGGGGTCCGGAAGGCACAGGCCGCAGGAAAATATCGCGGTCGCCCTGCCAGCATCGACCCGACGAAGATCAGGGAACTCAAGGCCAAGGGCATGGGTGCCGCCGCGATCGCAAAACACATGGGGATCGGCCGCGCTTCGGTCTATCGGGCACTGGCCGCCTGA